The Pectobacterium parmentieri genome segment AAAACGGTCTGATATACATCAACGTGATTAACCACAAAAATCCAGAAGCGTGAAAGCGTTTCTGGATTTTTTTATGCCGGACATCCTTGTCTGCCACCCTTCGGGCCGTTGCTTACGCAACGTTGAAAAATGTTCCCGATGCTTTTTAGACAACACATTCCTGCCTGCCATATTTCCTGTTGCTAGGTGTTGAATACCCATAATGTGGTACTTTTTGTACACCCTGTTTTTATATTTGAATGTTTAAAATTCAACGTTTTATAAAATAAATCCCTCTATCACTCTCCTTATTTTCTTCTTGTCATGTCTGTATAGTATGCGGCGGTATATAAAAAATTACATATCGATGATTGACATAATATTGACCAACAGGGATATAGCGGATGAAAGCCCGAAAAAATAATAGAAAAAAAGCACAGTGGTTATTGCCAGTATTAATGGTGGTTGTTCCACCCGTATTGAGCGCTGAACCAGCAGCGATCAAGGACAGCGAAAAGACAAAAGCGGCTGATGTGATGGTTGTTAAGGCCGCTCGCAGCGAGGCGAACGCGAATCTGGCTGGTGCCGGTATGGCGACCGATAATGTGGAGCTCGGGCCATTAGGTAAACGCGCAAGGCTGGATACGCCGTATTCGACCACGACCGTGACGGAAGCCATGATTGCCAATCAGCAGGCGAAGAACGTTAACGATCTCCTAAAATACAGCGCTTCCAGTCAGATGCAGGCGCGGGGCGGCATTGACGTCGGTCGTCCGCAAAGCCGTGGTATGCAAGGTGATGTGCTGGCGAACAGTCGGTTGGATGGATTAAACATTATTTCCACCACGGCGTTCCCAGTCGAAATGCTGGAAAGACTGGATGTGATTAACAGCCTGACTGGTGCTCTCTATGGGCCCGCCAGCCCGTCTGGCCAGTTTAACTTCACACAAAAAAGACCCACCGCACAGACGTTGAACCGCTTTACCGTAGGCTATTCCGGTAAAGGTGCCGCGATGGGTCATGCCGATCTGGGCGGACATCTGGGTGATGAAAACCAGTTCGGTTATCGCATCAACCTGCTGCACGATGAAGGCGAGGGGAGTATCAGCAACAGCACGCTGAGACGGCAACTCGCCAGCGTCGCGTTTGACTGGAATCTCTCGCCCGACACGGTGTTGGAAGTGAATGCCAGCGAGTATCGCTTCAGAAAAATGGGCTATGCCGGTAGTTTTTCCTATGGCAATGCAACCCAGTTACCCGGTGCACCGGATGTGACGAAGCAGGGATACGGACAGAGCTTTGCGGGTCTTGACCTCATTACCAAAACAGCAAGCACGCGCCTTAAGCACTATTTCAATAATAACTGGTATGCCTCGGGCGGGGTGGGTTATCAAACCGCCGATCGCGGTATGCGCTCGTTGGGACACGCGATTCAAAAAGACGGAACGGTTACATCTAAACTGAGCCAGCCTTACTCTGCGGGACGCTTTAAGGTATTGAGCAATACACTGCAACTGAACGGCCACATTGATACAAACGGGCCTTCGCATGATGTGGTATTCAGTACTACCGGGTATCAGTGGACGAAGTTTTCTTCTCCCGGCGGCCCTAATAATTATACGCTAGGGACGAGCCCCATCAATGCGCCGCAGCGCTATAACGACCCCAGCGATGGACGTTTTTATGTTGGTTCCGGTCACTATAAATCTAGCCGTGACAGTCAACAGGCTATCACCGCGGGCGATACCATCACCTTCAACGATCGCTGGTCGGCGATGGGCGTAGTGAGCCAAAGTTGGATCACTTCACGCGATTTCAATACTGGCGTTGTGCAACGTGCCACAGGTACTAGCCCGACGTTGTCTCTGATGTACAAGCCCGTGCCTAACGTGATGACCTATGTTGCCTATGCGGATTCTCTGGAGAAGGGGGGGACTGCGCCGGCGAAGGATTCAGGCAGTCTGGTGATAAATGAAGGGCAAACGCTCAAGCCTTATCGTAGTACCCAGTATGAAGCGGGGGTGAAATCGCAGTGGGATGGGATGAATCTGAACGCGGCTCTTTTCCGTTTGGAACGGCCTTTTGCGTACGTATCAGACAACGTGTTCAAAGAGCAGGGTAATCAGGTTAACACGGGGCTGGAGTTGATGGCGGATGGTGAAGTGCTTTCCGGTTTGCATCTCTATGGCAGCATGACGCTGCTGGATCCTAAATTAGAAGACACTAAAGATTCAGCAACACGTAATCAGCGGGTGGTCGGGGTGCCAAAGATTCAGGCCAATCTGCTGACGGAATACAGCCATCCGTCTGCACCCAATCTGGTCTATATGGCGAATCTTCACTACACCGGCAAACGCGCGGCGAATGACACTAACACTGCTTGGGCGGGTAGCTACTTCACGCTGGATCTGGGCACGCGCTACGGCTTTAAGCTGTACGATAAGCCCGCGGCGTTTCGTGTTGCGCTCAATAACGTCACCAATGAACACTACTGGGCTTCTATTTTCCCCGGCGACATTAACGGCATTAATAGTGGAGCCAACGCGTTTGCCGGCGAACCGCGTGAAATCCGTGCTTCCCTGACCGTTGATTGGTGAGTGTGATGCAGAAACGTAACCTTACCATGCGGTATCGCGAGTATTTGCTCAATGCGTTAGTGCTGCTGGCGGTGAGTTTCTCCGGTGTGCACCGGGTTCAGGCGGAAACGCCTGAACCCGCTACGCGGACGATTCACTATTACGGCGATCGCTCTGTGACGGTGCCCGCGACGGTTGAGCGGGTGGCTACCTCGTGGAATGCGCAAAATTCGATACTGGCTATGCTGGGCTATGGCGATCGTATTGTCGGGACGACGAAGCTGGTGCGCGATATGCCGTTATTCCGCCAGTTTGTGCCGTCTATTACGCAGGCGTCGCTAGTCGCTCATAGCGGAAACATGGGAATTAATACCGAAGCGCTGATTTCTCGCCGTGCTCAGGTCTTTTTCGTATCGGACAGCGTGCCGGTTGCTGAAGCCGAGGCGCTGAATAAAGCGGGGATCGCTATTGTGCCGCTCCGCTATAATTCGCTGGCGGCGATGGTCGAACGCACGCTGATTACTGGTGAGGTTCTGGGGCCGGACGCATCACGTCGGGCGCAGGATTTTGCTGCCTACTATCAGGATAACGTCAGGCGTGTGAAGGCGGTGATCCAGAACATTCCGTCACAACAGCGTGTGAAGGTCTACCATGCGGTTGGCGATCCGTTAACGACATCGGGACGTCCTTCACTGAATCAGGACTGGATGGATCTGGGCGGCGCGATCAACGTGGCAGAGCCGTGGTTTAGCCGTTCTGGGGTGACAACCGCACCTGTATCGCTTGAGCAGATTTTTCAGGCCGATCCCGATGTGATTATTACGATGCGGGCTGAGGATGCGAAGACAATTCGCCAGGATGCGCAGTGGCAGCAGCTACGTGCGGTAAAAGAAGGGCGGGTTTATGCCAATCCGCTGGGCATGTTTTGGTGGTGTCGGGAAACGTCGGAGCAGGCGTTGCAATTTCTTTGGCTGGCAAAAACGCTGTATCCACAGCAGATGCAGCACATCGATATGGCAAAAGAGACGCATGATTTTTATCTGCGTTTTTACGGCATCGATTTAACCGCGCAGCAGGTTGAGTCAATTTTGTCACCACACTGAATCACTCGGGTGGCGCATGTTGGCGCTATCCGTGAATGATTTTTGACATCACGGGGCGGAATATAACGCCCCGTTTCTTTTCGCCTTTCCTACTACACACACCCATCTTCTATCCTGTGATCGCCATAAACGAACTGCGAGTTTTGTTCAGTTAAAATGGCTTTTTATAAAATCTTTGAAGCGGATCGCACTAATCTTCCCCGTGCTGCCAGCGTCGGGGGCGTGGTGGCAAAAGCGCAAAGGTTTTCACGATCGCCGGGCGCTAACGTAACAGCGTGACACCTTCATAACTAGAAATGCTCGGGGAAGGATGGCGATGAAAACACGTAAGATCGGTTTGGCTAACTATTTAGCTTACGGTTCAGGGGACTTTCTTGGTGCGGGTACAACCGCGCTGACGGCCGCTTGGTTACTCTATTTTTACACCACGTTCTGTGGCTTAACGCCGATTGAGGCAACTTTCATTTTTGCGATGGCGCGTGTGCTCGATGCCGTCGTCAGCCCGCTGATGGGCTTCCTGACCGATAACTTCGGTTCAACTTGGTTAGGTAAACGCTTTGGCCGACGTAAATTCTTTATTTTGCTCGGAATTCCCTTTGTGTTTAGCTACAGCTTCATGTGGGTGGGGGATATGAGCTATTGGTACTATCTCCTGACCTACCTGTTGTTTGATGTCGTGTACACCATGGTGCTGGTGCCGTATGAAACGCTGGTGCCGGAAATGACCGACGATTTCAAACAGAAAACCAAGTTCTCCGGCGCACGTATCGCGCTGGCACAGCTTTCCGCGATTTTAGCCGCCTTTCTGCCGGGCATCCTGCTGAGCTACTTTGGCAAAGACAATGCGGTATCCTTCTTCTATTCGAGCCTGGTGTTCTCCGTTATCTGTGCGCTGGTTCTGACGTTGGTCTATTTCTTTACCTGGGAGCGGCCACGCGATCAGATGTCGGAAGCGTCGCTACGGGCTGAGAAAGAGCGGCAGTCTCTGACGCTGGGCCAAAGCCTGAAACGCCTTAATGTTGAACTGGTTTCCACGTTGCGTATTCGTATTTTCCGCCAGCACCTCGGTATGTATCTGGGCGGGTATATCGCGCAGGATGTGTTCAATGCCGTGTTCACTTACTACGTGGTCTTTGTGCTGATGCAAAGTCCAACGATGGCGTCTAACCTGATGGGAACGATGGCGATTCTGCAATTCATCGCCGTGATCGGCATGATCCCGCTGTGTATTCGCTTTGGGCCAGCGCCATCTTACCGTCTGGTTGTGTGTCTGTTTGGCCTGAGTGCGTTCTCCTACGCCGTTCTGTGGTACAGCGGCCTGCATGACACCTTCTCTCTGTTACTGCTGATCTCTGCGCTGGCGGGCATCGGGCGCGGTGGGATCAACTATGTACCGTGGAACACCTACACATATATCGCGGATGTGGATGAAGTAATCACCGCTCAGCGTCGTGAAGGGATCTTCGCTGGGATTATGACGTTGACCCGTAAAGCCTCTCAGGCTGGTGCGGTGATGCTGGTGGGGATTGTGTTGCAACTCTCTGGTTTCGTGTCTGGACAAAGCGTACAAGCGCCGGGCGTCAGTCACACTATCTTGATGATTTTGAGCTTCGGCACCGTAGGTGTGCTGGTGTTGGGCTTCCTGGTCTCTCTCCGCTTTAAACTCAACCTGCAAACGCATAGCGTGCTGCGCGAGGAAACGCTGAAAATGCGTGAGGCTGGGCGTCCTGTGCCAGAGAATATTACCCCGCAGGCGCGGGCTACGGTCGAAATGCTGGCGGGTATGCCGTATGAATCGCTGTGGGGCAACAACAATATCGGCTACCTAAACCGCCATAAAGGTGACAAGCCGATAACGCACGCCACGCAGTCGTAACTGTATTGAACTGTTAACTGATAACTTAATTGGATGAATGACTATGACCGTATTCAGTGTAAAACATAGCCCGCTTTTACGTCAGCCGGAACGCTTCATCTCTCGTGAGGATCTGAAGGCGCTGATTTGCCGTATCACCGACAATTTGGTGAATATTGAGGATAAAACCGGTGAGTTTTTGTTACGGCTGGACGATGGTCGGGTGATTGATACCAAAGGCTGGGCGGGGTGGGAATGGACGCACGGCATCGGGCTGTACGGAATCTATCAGTATTACCAGCAGACGGGTGACGAGCAGATGCGCGCCATCATTGATGACTGGTTTACCGAGCGTCTGGCGGAAGGTACACCGACGAAGAACGTGAACACCGTATGCCCGTTCCTGACGCTGGCTTATCGCTATGAGGAAACGGGCGATGCCCGCTGGCTGCCGTATCTGGAGCGCTGGGCGGAGTGGGTGATGTATGAAATGCCGCGCACGGACAAGCAGGGTTTGCAGCACATTGTTTATAACAACGAAAACCACCAGCAGTTGTGGGATGACACGCTGATGATGAGCGTGCTGCCGCTGGCGAAAATCGGCAAGCTGTTAAATCGGCCGGAGTTTGTAGAAGAAGCGACATATCAGTTCATGCTGCATGTGCAATACCTGATGGATCGTGAAAGCGGCCTGTGGTTCCACGGTTGGACGTTTGAAGGGCAGCACAACTATGCCAAAGCCCGCTGGGCTCGTGGTAATAGCTGGCTGACCATCGTCATTCCTGAATTTATTGAACTGCTGGATCTGCCGGAGCACAACGCGACGCGTCGTTTCCTATTGCAGGTGTTGGAAAGCCAGATTGAAGCATTGGCAAAATATCAGGACGACAGCGGCCTGTGGCACACGCTGATCGACGATCCAAACTCGTACCTTGAAAGCTCGGCAACTGCCGGTTTTGCCTACGGTATTTTGAAAGCGGTGCGCAAGCGCTATGTTGATCCAAGCTACGCTGAGGTTGCGGAGAAAGCGATTCGCGGTGTGATTAATCACGTCAACAAGGACGGTGAACTGACGCAGGTGTCATTCGGCACCGCGATGGGCAGCGATCTGGATTTCTACCGCAATATCGCGTTGACCTCGATGCCTTACGGTCAGGCGATGGCGATCCTGTGTCTGGCAGAATACCTGCGGGTCTATTTGTAACGGTTATCGCCCCTGCGATTTACCTTGCAGGGGCAATTTTCTTGAGCAAATCGATTACATAAAAGCCTTATGCCAAGACGACTAATGTGCAACCATCTGGGCACCCGCAAGCAACCTTGTGTCCTTCAAGTGCGATGGCGACGCCTGCAATATTAGCAAGTGTACTTCCTTCGCTAATCGTTCCGGTTACCTTACAAGCTGGGCAAAACACGGGATCTCCTTTACGTGCTATTGACTGAGTTTGATTGGCCAAAGAGGAACCACTGAGCACTTTACCGCCCGTTGTGGTGGTGTCGCCCACCAAAATCATTTTCTTTCCCTGTATCACCGTTCTCATGACGGTGAACCCACTGCATCGCCGAGCGTCTCGGCTTGATGGTCTAAATGCCACAGGGTGTCTTCGGTAGCAGAAAGGGCGGGGGCGAGCTCGCCCTGTGCGATAAAGCGCATCGTGCTGGGCTGTGACGGGGTAGTCCAGTAACCGCTGACCCGCGCTGGGGTGCCGGACGTGAGCGGGGTAATGGACAACGGCCCTTGGTCGTACCGGGCGTACCATTCGCGGGTGGATTGCTCATCGAACTGGTTGACGCCGTAAAAATGCAGGGAATGCCCGGCTTTGGGCTGGACGCGTATCGGGCGGAGCAACTGGTTGACGGCGAGGTACTGGGGCGATAAGCCTGCGGTCAGCGGGGTTAAATCCGGGTAGCGCCCGGCGCGCAGCAGCAACCCGCCGGGATAGGGCTCAACGCTGATATCCGGGGTTTGGGAAAGGACGCGCCGTACCCAGTCTTCCCCGCCTAGTCGAGTGATATAGCGGGAGCTTAATACGGTGATCCAGTTCACGCCGCGGGTGCTATTGGTGTAATGAATAGAGGCAGCAAAGACGTTGGCATTGACCTGGAGCGGAGGATAGCGTCTGGCCAGTTCGTATTCAACAGGACAGTAGTCATCGTAATCTTGCGGCAAATTTAGGCAGTGACCGCAGTCCCCGCTGTCGGGCTCCAGTTGCTGGCACAGGTAGGTCAGCCAGTCGGTAAAACGCGCCATGCCCTGCGCGTCTTTCAGGTAAAACCAGGGCAGAACCAGACTGAGATAAGAGTTTTTTTTATCGCCGCCTGCTTCGCGGGAATCCAGGTAGCGCATAATAACGTTGGGCGCCTCGCTCATGTTTTTGGCATCGCTGACATACCAGCCACTGTAGTCGTAGACGCCCTTATTCAGGATACTGGCTTCCACCCTGGCAATATTCTCCGGGGTGTATTTTTTCATGCCGCTGAACTCGTGAGCATGGAAGCGTAAGTGGGTGCCGAACTCGTCACGAAAGCGCTGGAAACAGGCGAGTATTTTCTGGCGTTTTTCCAGGGTGTAGCCCTGTTTAAAAAACAGGGTAATGGACAGCCCCAGACGGGTGACGACCACGTCGTTGTTGTCGGTGAAGGTAAACTCGGGGGCATGCTGCTCCAGTTGGGCGATATAATCAAGGTGTTGCATTATTGTGGCTCCGGTTGATTAATTGGCAATGGCCAGCGTGCCGCCGCCTACGGCGGCCAGGGCACCGAGCAGGGCGGCCAGAGCAGGGCCGCCAGCGGTGATTGCTGCCGCGATGGCGGCCACCGCGAGCACCAGTGCGCCTGCTATGGCAGATGTCACGATATGGGTCACGACCTTCTCGGCGACTTTAATGGCCAGTTGTACCGTGCCGTCGCCGATATCGTGCAGTATCTGTACCCAGTCGATTTGTTGGAGGTAATCCAGGGTGATATCCATCCCGGCCTGTACCGTTTTCCATAACGCCTGAAGTTGGGTAAACGTCCAGGTGATGATTTCGCTGGTCTTGTCACTGAACCAGGAGAGGGTGTAGCGGGCCTGCCGGGTAACGGGGTCAATCACTTCCTGACACAGCCAGTCGCCTTTTTCACTCACCCAGGCGCCAAAGGGGCGAAAGGCCTCGCGGGTGCTGTCCCGGACGAACTCCCACCCTTGTTCAGCCAGGCTGGACACCTCATCGCCGAAGCGCACCCAGTCCTCGACCGAGGGCTGGTACGTCCAGGGTGTGGTGCTTAACAGCGGCAGATTATGGGGGAGGGGCTGGGGCAGGGTGCCCGGTGCGCCCTCGGGAGGCGGCACCGGGATAGGCACGGGTTGAAGGGTATCCTGTTCAGCGGTGATGGGCGGCAGTAATGCATAGCGAGCCGCGGTCGCTCGGGTGGCGGCGTTGTATTGTTCATCATAGGCTTTTTGTTTCTCAGTACGGTTATCATCAATGCGCATTACGCCAAATCGCTCGTCCGTTGCGATCAACGCGTAATCTCTACGCTGCGCTTCCGACAGGGTGTCATCAATAAATTTGATTTCGATCAGCATCTTGAGGTTGTCGCGGTAGGTCTTGCCATCAAAATAGGTGGCAGCGAGCCCGGGCCAGCGGCAGGTCGGGTCATTGACCAGAATAATATCCGGGCGGCGCATCCCTTCTACGTTGTGTTTTACCCAGTTTTCAGGTGACGGCCTGGCAAAGGGATTGCTGGAGTGTGGCAGATTATCGCCGTAGGCCTTTTTCGAGGCTTCACTGGTGGCCTGCATGGGTAAAGGCACCGGGTCGGCGATGGCAAAGACCACTTCGGCCTTGTAGGCCCATAGATAGTGTGCCTTGTACTCTTCAATGCGGATCAGGCTGCTCATCACCAACTGCTTTAAAGAGTGTACCTGGCCGGTTTTGGTGGTGATACGCTGTGGCATGCGTATGGCCAATTCGGCTTTTTGCGCCAGATAGCACGGGTCCGCATCGGCGGGGAACTTCCCCCGCTCCATGGTGCAGGTAATGGAGGTGACGGCGGGACAAAGGCTGCCGGGGTTACTCATGGTGTGACTCCTTGAATTCCATTACACGCTCGACCTGTGCGTTGTTACTGGCCTGGTAATAGCGCGTTTTAACCGGTTTTTGGGTTTCCGGGATATCGAGTTGCAGGTTGTCTTCTTTTTCCGTTCGCACCATCAGGGTTCTGCCCTGCGCGTCGGTTTTACCAGAAACGATCTGACCATTGGCCCCTTTGATGGTGTAAGGCGCACTGATCAAGGGGGTTCCGGTATGTTCGTTGAATAACGTATAACGCGCTGAATAGGTGAATAGTGGGCTCGGTGGCATACCACCCGCAGAATGTTCCGCCAGAGTGATACTTACTCCTTCGATGCGGATATTGCCGATGGGATCAATGACAATCCTCCCTCCAGCATTACCAATCAAAATTTGGCCGCTGTCGGAATGGATAGAGATGTGCTTGCCAACCTTCAGGGAATCATTGTCCGTCACCTCAAGAAAACGGCTCTTCTTGACGACCGTGCTGTGCTGCCCTTCAATCGTGATGCTTTGATCTTTCGTTACGCTGAGCGTTTGGTATCCGCCTACGGATTCGTCATCGTCCACTTTAATCACTGAGGTTCGGTTGTTATCGACCGTCAGTTGCATATCCCGGTTGATCGTTGTCGTTTGATCCCGTAGCACGTCAGTGTTCATGTCCTGTTGGGCATGAATATAGATTTCCTCCCTGTCTCGTTCGTCCTCAAATCGCAGTTCATTGAACCCGTCACCTTTATGCGTTTGTGAACGAAGCGTCATCTGGGTTTTCGTGCCTGGCAGGTTACCTGGGGGCAGATTGCTGACGTGGTAGGTGCGCCCAATAATGACGGGCTGATCGGGGTCGCCGTTAAGAAACTCAACAATCACCTCATGGCCGATGCGCGGAATAGCTGACATACCCCAGCCTTGTCCCGCCCATGGGTGAGAAACTCGTACCCAGCAGGAGCTGCTGTCGTCTGTCTTGTCGGATAAATCCCAGAGAAAACGGACTCTGACGCGACCGTATTCATCACAAAAAATTTCTTCGGTGTCTGGGCCTGTGACAATCGCAATCTGTGCCCCATCGATACGAGGTTTGGGCAGTGAAAGTGGACGCCAGGTTTGATCCTGTGGGATAAAGGCGAATTGCCCCATCAGCGTCGTTCCCTCTTCCCCGGCTTCGGTTTCCAGCGCTTGGGGTTGCCTTCCTATGTAGGTGGAGTGTGTGATTTGCCAGCGCGTGTTATGCGTTTCCAGTGGATGGTCTTCCAGAGTAAAACGGATCCCCGGTTGAAGTGCCGGGCAATTGGTTGCGCCTTCCCCTTGATGAGCGCTGTTGCGGAGGGCCTGAATACGCCACCGTGCAAAATGTTCTCCGGTGGGCCCGGTGCCTTTATAGCGCCCGGGGTAGTCATAGTGAAGGTAGCGGCCTGATTGGTGTTCGGTATCTCGGGCATACTCACGAGATTCTGCCGGCCAGCGAGGCTTTTTAAAGGTGTAATCTTTCAGCAATACATCGGAAGGGCGTAGGCTTTCCCGGCGACGGAATGTGGTCACACCCCATTCATCTGAACGGATTGGTTTTTCAGGGCGGTAGGGCAGCGTCGGTCCTGCATTCAGTGCTGCACAGTCATCGGCAAAAACGAGCGTATGCTTGCCATGTTGATGCTCGAAAAAATAGAACATCCCTTCTTCTGCCGCCAGACGATTGATAAAGTCGGCATCGCTTTCCTGGTATTGCACACAGAATTCACGCACTGCTCGGGGGTAACGTAGAGCAAAAGCATAGTCACTGATGAGATGTTTCTTGAGCAATGTCTCCAGTATTTCTTGAACACTTTGCTGCTGGAAAATACGTGAATGTCTGACCAGTCCGGCTCGCCAGAGTGCGGGGTGTATGGTGATGCGGTAGCGGGTTTGGTGTAAGCCGGCATCGCCTTGTTCCATCTCACTGACGATACCATTGACAGTGCGTAGCACCTCGGTATCTTGCCTGATGGTCAGTGTGGCGGTGCTATCCAGCACCGTGCCAAACGCTACGCTGGAATGAGTGCTCACTGCCTCAAGATTAAGCACGAAAGGCAGGGAAAACTGCTCACTCAGCGTGAATCCCACAACGATAAAGGTTTCAGGCGGCAAATTTCCTACATTTAACGTAAATCTAAGGCCTTCCGATGGCCTCTTTGCATTCAACATATATTTTCCTTAATTTAAAACGAAACAGTGTTAACGGTTCGCTTTAGCTGAATGTTTTATTTGTATTGTTATATTATTATTGGGGGAATACAGGGTAATAGGGATAAGGAATGAGTTCAATGTCCATTAAATACGCCATTGTGAAATGGTTTATTTATGAATTTTGTAATTTTGAGTAAGTCGATATTTTATTCTGATTTAGTTTTTTTGTGTGGTTTTTTATCTGTTATTGTTTGTTATTTTTGGTTTTTTATTTTATTTTCGATGGTTGTTAATTATTTAATTTAACGTGCTTATTAGTAAGAATAAAAAATAATAACGCTATTTATTTCATTAATTAATAATTAATTCATTATGTATTTGACGTTTTTCGATAGTGGTTTTTTTATAAACGTGTCTCTTTTAGTTCCAATGCAGATTAATAAAATCTCCGATGAGAATGTCGGAGATTTGTATAAGGAACAGTCTGAAAACGGGATAATCTATTGCCACGGGAAAGAGACATCGACGCACTGTTTATTTCCCCTGTTTGGCTTTCATTCTTCCCTTTAGTTTTTTAACCCAGCCACGCTGTAATTCGCCGGAAGCCAGCGGTAACCGTTGGTAGTACCGTTGCGCTCCAGACGCGTACCCACGTGGCCAATGCCGGGGAAGGGCAGGTGAGCGCCAGCAACCCAGTAAGCCTGACTGGCGGCGTCGGCCAGCGCTTTATTACGGGATTCTGTCGCTTGATCCATATTCGAGTCAAAGCTGATGGTGGTGGCGGGTAAGCTCATCTGTACTGCTTCCGCATGAACAATGTCTCCCCATACCAGCAACTTTTTCCCCTCGCTCTCAACCATAAACGAGGTGTGCCCTGGCGTATGCCCTGGACTTGGAATTGCGGTGATACCGGGCAGTAGTGCTGCCTGCTGGGCCGGGAAGGTCTTCAATTTGTTCTCTTTCTTAATGGTATCAAAGGTGTTTTGCACGCGTTGGAACGCTGCTTTTCTGCTTTCTGGCGCATTCTTCAGGTTTTCCGGGCT includes the following:
- a CDS encoding TonB-dependent receptor; translated protein: MKARKNNRKKAQWLLPVLMVVVPPVLSAEPAAIKDSEKTKAADVMVVKAARSEANANLAGAGMATDNVELGPLGKRARLDTPYSTTTVTEAMIANQQAKNVNDLLKYSASSQMQARGGIDVGRPQSRGMQGDVLANSRLDGLNIISTTAFPVEMLERLDVINSLTGALYGPASPSGQFNFTQKRPTAQTLNRFTVGYSGKGAAMGHADLGGHLGDENQFGYRINLLHDEGEGSISNSTLRRQLASVAFDWNLSPDTVLEVNASEYRFRKMGYAGSFSYGNATQLPGAPDVTKQGYGQSFAGLDLITKTASTRLKHYFNNNWYASGGVGYQTADRGMRSLGHAIQKDGTVTSKLSQPYSAGRFKVLSNTLQLNGHIDTNGPSHDVVFSTTGYQWTKFSSPGGPNNYTLGTSPINAPQRYNDPSDGRFYVGSGHYKSSRDSQQAITAGDTITFNDRWSAMGVVSQSWITSRDFNTGVVQRATGTSPTLSLMYKPVPNVMTYVAYADSLEKGGTAPAKDSGSLVINEGQTLKPYRSTQYEAGVKSQWDGMNLNAALFRLERPFAYVSDNVFKEQGNQVNTGLELMADGEVLSGLHLYGSMTLLDPKLEDTKDSATRNQRVVGVPKIQANLLTEYSHPSAPNLVYMANLHYTGKRAANDTNTAWAGSYFTLDLGTRYGFKLYDKPAAFRVALNNVTNEHYWASIFPGDINGINSGANAFAGEPREIRASLTVDW
- a CDS encoding MFS transporter — encoded protein: MKTRKIGLANYLAYGSGDFLGAGTTALTAAWLLYFYTTFCGLTPIEATFIFAMARVLDAVVSPLMGFLTDNFGSTWLGKRFGRRKFFILLGIPFVFSYSFMWVGDMSYWYYLLTYLLFDVVYTMVLVPYETLVPEMTDDFKQKTKFSGARIALAQLSAILAAFLPGILLSYFGKDNAVSFFYSSLVFSVICALVLTLVYFFTWERPRDQMSEASLRAEKERQSLTLGQSLKRLNVELVSTLRIRIFRQHLGMYLGGYIAQDVFNAVFTYYVVFVLMQSPTMASNLMGTMAILQFIAVIGMIPLCIRFGPAPSYRLVVCLFGLSAFSYAVLWYSGLHDTFSLLLLISALAGIGRGGINYVPWNTYTYIADVDEVITAQRREGIFAGIMTLTRKASQAGAVMLVGIVLQLSGFVSGQSVQAPGVSHTILMILSFGTVGVLVLGFLVSLRFKLNLQTHSVLREETLKMREAGRPVPENITPQARATVEMLAGMPYESLWGNNNIGYLNRHKGDKPITHATQS
- a CDS encoding PAAR domain-containing protein, translating into MRTVIQGKKMILVGDTTTTGGKVLSGSSLANQTQSIARKGDPVFCPACKVTGTISEGSTLANIAGVAIALEGHKVACGCPDGCTLVVLA
- a CDS encoding ABC transporter substrate-binding protein, encoding MQKRNLTMRYREYLLNALVLLAVSFSGVHRVQAETPEPATRTIHYYGDRSVTVPATVERVATSWNAQNSILAMLGYGDRIVGTTKLVRDMPLFRQFVPSITQASLVAHSGNMGINTEALISRRAQVFFVSDSVPVAEAEALNKAGIAIVPLRYNSLAAMVERTLITGEVLGPDASRRAQDFAAYYQDNVRRVKAVIQNIPSQQRVKVYHAVGDPLTTSGRPSLNQDWMDLGGAINVAEPWFSRSGVTTAPVSLEQIFQADPDVIITMRAEDAKTIRQDAQWQQLRAVKEGRVYANPLGMFWWCRETSEQALQFLWLAKTLYPQQMQHIDMAKETHDFYLRFYGIDLTAQQVESILSPH
- a CDS encoding VRR-NUC domain-containing protein, with protein sequence MSNPGSLCPAVTSITCTMERGKFPADADPCYLAQKAELAIRMPQRITTKTGQVHSLKQLVMSSLIRIEEYKAHYLWAYKAEVVFAIADPVPLPMQATSEASKKAYGDNLPHSSNPFARPSPENWVKHNVEGMRRPDIILVNDPTCRWPGLAATYFDGKTYRDNLKMLIEIKFIDDTLSEAQRRDYALIATDERFGVMRIDDNRTEKQKAYDEQYNAATRATAARYALLPPITAEQDTLQPVPIPVPPPEGAPGTLPQPLPHNLPLLSTTPWTYQPSVEDWVRFGDEVSSLAEQGWEFVRDSTREAFRPFGAWVSEKGDWLCQEVIDPVTRQARYTLSWFSDKTSEIITWTFTQLQALWKTVQAGMDITLDYLQQIDWVQILHDIGDGTVQLAIKVAEKVVTHIVTSAIAGALVLAVAAIAAAITAGGPALAALLGALAAVGGGTLAIAN
- a CDS encoding type VI immunity family protein is translated as MQHLDYIAQLEQHAPEFTFTDNNDVVVTRLGLSITLFFKQGYTLEKRQKILACFQRFRDEFGTHLRFHAHEFSGMKKYTPENIARVEASILNKGVYDYSGWYVSDAKNMSEAPNVIMRYLDSREAGGDKKNSYLSLVLPWFYLKDAQGMARFTDWLTYLCQQLEPDSGDCGHCLNLPQDYDDYCPVEYELARRYPPLQVNANVFAASIHYTNSTRGVNWITVLSSRYITRLGGEDWVRRVLSQTPDISVEPYPGGLLLRAGRYPDLTPLTAGLSPQYLAVNQLLRPIRVQPKAGHSLHFYGVNQFDEQSTREWYARYDQGPLSITPLTSGTPARVSGYWTTPSQPSTMRFIAQGELAPALSATEDTLWHLDHQAETLGDAVGSPS
- a CDS encoding glycoside hydrolase family 88/105 protein — its product is MTVFSVKHSPLLRQPERFISREDLKALICRITDNLVNIEDKTGEFLLRLDDGRVIDTKGWAGWEWTHGIGLYGIYQYYQQTGDEQMRAIIDDWFTERLAEGTPTKNVNTVCPFLTLAYRYEETGDARWLPYLERWAEWVMYEMPRTDKQGLQHIVYNNENHQQLWDDTLMMSVLPLAKIGKLLNRPEFVEEATYQFMLHVQYLMDRESGLWFHGWTFEGQHNYAKARWARGNSWLTIVIPEFIELLDLPEHNATRRFLLQVLESQIEALAKYQDDSGLWHTLIDDPNSYLESSATAGFAYGILKAVRKRYVDPSYAEVAEKAIRGVINHVNKDGELTQVSFGTAMGSDLDFYRNIALTSMPYGQAMAILCLAEYLRVYL